The following are encoded together in the Scytonema millei VB511283 genome:
- a CDS encoding DNA cytosine methyltransferase, which yields MDSGRPIGVDLFAGVGGMTLGFEQAGFDVLASVEIDPIHCATHQFNFPFCSILCKSAIDTTGAEIRNRSTIGDRDIDVVFGGSPCQGFSLIGKRTLDDPRNALVHHFLRLVLELNPKYFVFENVPGLTIGNHRQFLSELITAFSAGGYEVKTDYRVLNAANYGVPQDRARLFLLGCRYGLPLPEYPQPITKPSLSRKSKYILILPHLKPTPTIWDALCDLPVVEMYPELLRQDWAIVEYDKPSHYSSKMRGIFANNDNYAGDRYFEPCLLTSSLRTRHGDSSIARFATTNWGEVEPISHFYKLAPEGICNTLRAGTASNLGAFTSPRPIHPYKPRCITVREAARLHSYPDWFRFHQTKWHGFRQVGNSVPPLLAQAIAREIIRVLGVVPVKPKETQQMGSDRLLQLNMTQAARIYGVAANAIAPRLRQKRRE from the coding sequence ATGGATAGCGGACGACCTATCGGTGTAGATTTGTTTGCAGGTGTTGGTGGGATGACGCTTGGTTTTGAGCAAGCAGGTTTTGATGTCCTGGCATCTGTGGAAATCGATCCGATCCATTGTGCAACCCATCAGTTTAATTTTCCATTTTGCTCGATTTTATGTAAGAGCGCGATCGATACTACAGGTGCAGAAATTAGAAATCGTTCGACAATAGGCGATCGCGATATTGATGTTGTCTTTGGCGGTTCACCCTGTCAGGGATTTTCGTTAATTGGCAAACGCACTTTGGACGATCCACGCAATGCGTTGGTACATCACTTTTTGCGATTGGTACTAGAGTTAAATCCAAAATATTTCGTGTTTGAAAATGTACCAGGATTAACTATTGGCAATCATCGGCAATTTCTTTCAGAATTAATTACAGCTTTTAGCGCTGGTGGGTACGAAGTCAAAACAGATTATCGGGTTTTAAATGCGGCAAACTATGGCGTACCTCAAGATCGAGCCAGATTATTTCTGCTTGGCTGTCGTTACGGTTTACCTCTGCCCGAATATCCTCAACCGATAACAAAACCCTCGCTCTCTCGTAAATCAAAATATATTTTAATTTTACCTCATTTAAAACCAACTCCCACAATTTGGGATGCACTATGCGACCTCCCAGTAGTAGAAATGTATCCAGAATTACTGCGACAAGATTGGGCAATCGTTGAATACGACAAACCCAGTCATTATAGTAGTAAAATGCGCGGTATTTTTGCTAACAATGATAACTACGCTGGCGATCGCTATTTCGAGCCGTGCTTATTAACTTCTAGTTTGAGAACTCGTCACGGTGACAGTTCTATTGCTAGATTTGCTACTACCAATTGGGGGGAAGTAGAGCCAATCAGCCACTTTTATAAACTTGCTCCTGAAGGTATTTGCAATACTTTGAGAGCTGGGACGGCGAGTAATTTGGGTGCTTTTACTTCACCCCGTCCGATTCATCCTTATAAGCCTAGATGTATTACTGTTAGGGAAGCCGCCCGATTGCATTCTTATCCCGACTGGTTTCGATTTCATCAGACAAAATGGCACGGTTTTCGCCAGGTAGGAAATTCTGTACCACCACTTTTAGCTCAGGCAATTGCCAGAGAAATTATCCGTGTTTTAGGAGTAGTACCAGTCAAACCAAAAGAAACACAACAGATGGGAAGCGATCGCCTACTTCAACTCAATATGACTCAAGCAGCGCGAATCTATGGTGTAGCGGCAAATGCGATCGCGCCAAGGTTAAGACAGAAGCGAAGAGAATGA
- a CDS encoding MFS transporter, producing the protein MQPFDLDTRNIKPSSAEANSLRSPIGGHAANSRSTPSTPRYLSSKKQINQNSVAENTNFPEKTNTQENSELYMREADDKLPKIEQLNETVRNGVVTKTLESKDSAIATELGGSNGSSQVHGDEPPSEEPQGFLPVLRNRNFLSLWSGQVFSQLADKVYLVMTIAIVSSRFQASDQSISGWVSAIMMAFTIPAVLFGSVAGVFVDRWSKKIVLVVTNLLRGVFVLSVPFLLWFTQDWHSIFNLPVGFAILLGLSFAISTLTQFFAPAEQAAIPLVVERRHLLSANSLYTTTMMALVVVGFAVGEPLLAIADTITDRIGVGTGMGKEIVVGGSYAIAGLILFLLKTGESLPDSDREPPHVLQDLRDGLSYLRHNRRVRNALLQLIILFSIFAALTVLAVRLAEVIPGLKSSQFGFLLAAGGVGIASGATLLGQFGQRFSHAQLSLWGSVGVAASLVGLSMFSQQLWFALALIALLGACAALVAIPMQTTIQKETPPDMHGKVFGLQNNAINIALSLPLALAGLAETLIGLQAVFLSLAVIAIAGGLLTWYICRTETQIVS; encoded by the coding sequence ATGCAACCGTTTGATTTAGATACAAGAAATATCAAGCCATCCTCTGCTGAGGCTAATTCCCTCAGAAGTCCCATTGGAGGTCACGCTGCTAATTCGCGGTCTACGCCATCTACGCCCAGATATTTATCTAGTAAAAAGCAAATAAATCAAAATTCTGTAGCTGAAAATACAAATTTCCCAGAAAAAACCAACACTCAAGAAAACAGTGAATTGTATATGAGAGAGGCAGATGACAAGCTGCCAAAAATAGAGCAGTTAAATGAAACTGTTAGAAATGGCGTAGTTACAAAAACGCTAGAAAGTAAGGATAGCGCGATTGCCACGGAGTTGGGTGGCTCAAACGGCAGTTCTCAAGTGCATGGAGACGAGCCACCATCTGAAGAGCCACAAGGATTTTTGCCCGTTTTGCGCAACCGCAATTTTCTCTCTTTATGGAGCGGTCAAGTCTTTTCTCAACTCGCTGATAAAGTTTATTTAGTGATGACGATCGCGATCGTTTCCAGCCGCTTTCAAGCCAGCGATCAAAGTATCAGCGGCTGGGTTTCGGCGATTATGATGGCTTTTACCATCCCCGCAGTCTTATTTGGCTCAGTTGCAGGGGTATTTGTCGATCGATGGTCGAAAAAGATTGTACTCGTAGTGACAAACTTGCTACGGGGCGTTTTTGTGTTGTCAGTCCCATTTCTGTTGTGGTTCACGCAAGACTGGCATTCAATTTTTAATTTGCCCGTAGGCTTTGCGATTCTTTTAGGATTATCGTTTGCGATCTCGACACTGACACAGTTCTTTGCTCCAGCCGAACAAGCAGCGATTCCGTTAGTCGTGGAGCGAAGACACTTACTATCAGCTAACTCGCTTTACACCACGACAATGATGGCTTTGGTGGTTGTGGGATTTGCGGTAGGAGAACCGTTACTGGCGATCGCCGATACAATTACCGATCGTATTGGTGTCGGTACGGGTATGGGTAAGGAAATCGTTGTTGGCGGGAGTTACGCGATTGCCGGACTGATTTTATTTCTCCTCAAAACTGGCGAAAGTCTGCCCGATAGCGATCGAGAACCGCCTCACGTTTTGCAAGACTTGCGCGATGGACTGAGCTATCTGAGGCACAATCGCCGCGTCCGCAATGCTCTCCTCCAGCTAATCATTTTATTTTCGATCTTTGCAGCTTTAACCGTGCTTGCCGTGCGGCTAGCAGAAGTCATTCCAGGGTTAAAATCTTCTCAGTTTGGCTTTCTGTTAGCGGCTGGCGGCGTTGGAATTGCCTCTGGTGCAACTCTCCTCGGTCAATTCGGTCAACGCTTTTCCCACGCTCAGTTAAGTTTGTGGGGTTCTGTGGGCGTAGCAGCCTCCTTAGTCGGTCTATCGATGTTCTCCCAACAACTGTGGTTTGCTTTAGCATTGATTGCGCTGCTAGGGGCTTGTGCTGCCTTAGTAGCGATCCCCATGCAGACCACAATTCAAAAAGAGACTCCGCCTGACATGCATGGTAAAGTCTTTGGTCTCCAAAATAATGCCATTAATATTGCTTTGTCTCTACCCCTAGCACTGGCTGGTTTAGCCGAGACATTAATTGGTTTACAGGCAGTTTTTCTAAGTTTAGCCGTAATCGCGATCGCAGGAGGTCTCTTAACCTGGTATATTTGCCGTACAGAGACCCAGATTGTTAGTTAG
- a CDS encoding TAXI family TRAP transporter solute-binding subunit, with product MSKRLFLLLLVLTALILGLGQPLLKDAAIAQESITVLTARKDSLYYQAATELAASLKDSGFKLDVRESPGSFQNLQQLGSGRADLAFAQQDVLTFLQSLSDESLSRLADNVKVFAPVTNEDVHLIVNSTAKIDKFTDLAGKNVGVGPENSGTYVSAILLYQLHDLDVTQENLVTAEVADAIAQVISGELDAAFYTAGMGAPLLKKITAQQGKNLKLLSINVQSLKPEAIFPKTKSPLYLPATVPGNTYPWQKQAVNTAATFSALFVNRAMEPQKVYDLAKAAYANSSVLKSQNPFWQLFSIAQAKNGAYAKLDYHDGVKKLF from the coding sequence ATGAGTAAAAGATTATTCTTATTGTTATTAGTCTTGACAGCTTTGATATTAGGACTAGGGCAACCACTGCTGAAAGATGCCGCGATCGCCCAAGAAAGTATAACAGTTCTCACCGCTAGAAAAGATAGCCTTTATTACCAAGCTGCTACTGAACTAGCTGCTAGTCTCAAAGATTCTGGATTTAAACTCGACGTTCGAGAGTCTCCTGGCTCTTTCCAAAACCTGCAACAGTTAGGCAGCGGCCGCGCTGACTTAGCATTTGCTCAGCAAGACGTACTCACATTTTTGCAAAGTTTATCTGACGAAAGCCTTTCACGACTGGCAGATAATGTTAAGGTATTCGCTCCAGTCACCAACGAAGACGTACACTTAATAGTCAACTCTACGGCTAAAATCGATAAATTTACAGATTTAGCTGGTAAAAATGTGGGAGTTGGTCCCGAAAACTCAGGCACTTACGTCAGTGCAATTTTACTCTATCAACTGCACGATCTGGATGTTACTCAAGAGAATCTCGTGACCGCAGAAGTTGCAGATGCGATCGCCCAAGTTATATCTGGGGAACTCGATGCCGCTTTCTATACTGCTGGTATGGGTGCGCCGTTATTGAAAAAGATTACTGCTCAGCAGGGGAAGAACCTGAAATTGTTATCGATTAACGTCCAATCACTCAAACCAGAAGCAATATTTCCCAAAACTAAATCGCCTTTGTATTTACCTGCAACCGTTCCTGGCAATACCTACCCTTGGCAAAAACAAGCCGTAAATACCGCTGCTACTTTTTCTGCTTTGTTTGTGAATCGTGCTATGGAACCTCAGAAGGTCTACGATTTAGCCAAAGCTGCCTATGCAAATTCGTCGGTGCTGAAATCTCAAAACCCTTTTTGGCAACTCTTTTCGATCGCTCAAGCTAAAAACGGCGCATACGCCAAGTTAGACTATCACGACGGAGTGAAAAAGCTGTTTTAG
- a CDS encoding glycosyltransferase yields the protein MKIAFVVQEFPALSETFILNQISGLIDLGHEVDIYAVQPRSQDSKVHPDVEKYDLRSRTFYAAKMPDNRWQQWLKGLGLIATNFPKAPHAIARLLYSESVKQVSRLTLIYELTPWLRRSRSYDIIHCHFGMNGVKASVLKEIGAIQGRLITVFHGFDITIYLQQVGDRVYDRLLSTADLLMPISKLWQQKLIDLGGDEKKIVVHHMGIDCDQFTFKPRQYSDRAVRVITIARLVEKKGVEYGIRAVAKLAKDFPQIEYQIVGDGCSKDELQRLIQELKVTDKVKLLGWKQQQEITELLSQAHIYMAPSVTSRNGDREGIPVSLMEAMACGMPILSTMHSGIPELVEHGKSGFLVPERDADALAEKLSYLLENPEVWQEMGVAGRACVEQYYNIQRLNGQLVDIYQKLLGA from the coding sequence ATGAAAATAGCCTTTGTCGTGCAGGAATTTCCAGCTTTGTCTGAAACCTTTATCCTGAATCAAATTTCAGGTTTAATCGATCTAGGACATGAGGTAGATATTTATGCCGTTCAGCCGCGATCGCAAGATTCAAAAGTGCATCCAGATGTCGAAAAATATGACTTGCGATCGCGAACTTTTTATGCTGCTAAAATGCCTGATAATCGCTGGCAACAATGGTTGAAAGGATTGGGTTTGATCGCAACTAACTTCCCCAAAGCACCTCATGCGATCGCGCGATTGCTTTATTCTGAATCTGTCAAACAAGTCAGCCGACTCACGCTGATTTATGAGTTAACTCCTTGGCTAAGACGCAGTAGATCGTATGATATCATTCACTGCCATTTTGGGATGAATGGTGTGAAAGCATCTGTATTAAAAGAAATTGGGGCAATTCAAGGTCGATTAATTACCGTATTTCACGGATTTGATATTACCATTTATCTTCAGCAAGTCGGCGATCGCGTTTACGATCGCTTGCTATCGACCGCAGATTTATTAATGCCAATTAGCAAGCTTTGGCAGCAAAAACTGATTGATTTAGGTGGCGACGAAAAGAAAATTGTCGTTCACCATATGGGAATTGATTGCGATCAATTTACCTTTAAACCGCGTCAATATAGCGATCGCGCAGTGCGGGTAATTACTATTGCGCGTCTGGTCGAAAAAAAAGGCGTAGAATATGGAATTCGTGCTGTAGCAAAACTAGCAAAAGATTTTCCCCAAATCGAATATCAAATAGTAGGAGACGGTTGCTCAAAAGACGAGTTACAAAGGCTAATTCAAGAACTTAAAGTAACCGATAAAGTGAAGCTATTAGGCTGGAAACAACAGCAAGAAATTACCGAACTTCTGTCTCAAGCTCACATCTATATGGCTCCCAGCGTGACAAGTAGAAATGGCGATCGAGAAGGTATTCCAGTTTCTTTAATGGAAGCAATGGCTTGCGGAATGCCAATTTTGAGTACCATGCATAGCGGCATTCCCGAACTCGTCGAACATGGCAAATCGGGATTTTTAGTACCAGAACGAGATGCGGATGCTTTAGCTGAAAAATTGAGTTATCTGCTAGAAAACCCCGAAGTTTGGCAAGAAATGGGCGTAGCAGGTCGAGCCTGTGTGGAACAATACTACAATATCCAGCGACTTAACGGACAACTCGTCGATATCTATCAAAAACTATTAGGTGCTTGA
- a CDS encoding cysteine desulfurase family protein, translating to MSRPIYLDCHSTTPLDERVLQAMLPYFREHFGNPSSNSHVYGWEAEAAVRQAREILADAIAATPEEIVFTSGATEANNLAIKGVAEAYFQKGRHIITLATEHNAVIDPSEYLRSLGFEVTFLPVQIDGLIDLEELAQAFRPDTILVSVMAANNEIGVLQPLAEIGKMCRDRQVLFHTDAAQAIGKIPLDVQAMQIDLMSLTAHKVHGPKGIGALYVRRRNPRVQLAPQLHGGGQERGMRSGTLYTPQIVGFGEAVAIALAERETEAKRQMQLRDRLWQKLSQLDGVYLNGHPSQRLPGNLNVSIEGVDGTALHLGLQPVVAVSSGAACSSAKTASSHVLLALGRSEQLAYASIRFGIGRFNTIEEIDRVAEHVVATISSLRRQKQLTVVSD from the coding sequence ATGTCTCGCCCAATTTACTTAGATTGCCACTCGACTACGCCGCTAGATGAAAGAGTTTTGCAGGCGATGTTACCCTACTTTCGAGAGCATTTTGGTAATCCGTCGAGTAACAGCCACGTTTACGGCTGGGAAGCAGAAGCGGCGGTGAGACAAGCAAGGGAAATATTGGCAGATGCGATCGCGGCTACGCCAGAGGAAATTGTCTTTACGAGTGGAGCGACGGAAGCAAATAATTTAGCTATTAAAGGGGTGGCTGAGGCTTATTTTCAGAAAGGACGGCACATTATTACGCTGGCGACAGAGCATAATGCTGTTATCGACCCTAGCGAATATTTGCGATCGCTCGGTTTTGAGGTGACGTTTTTACCCGTGCAAATCGACGGGTTAATCGATCTAGAAGAATTAGCACAAGCATTCCGTCCCGATACGATTTTAGTCTCGGTGATGGCAGCAAATAACGAAATTGGTGTATTGCAACCGTTAGCAGAGATTGGCAAAATGTGCCGCGATCGCCAAGTTTTATTTCATACTGATGCTGCACAGGCGATTGGTAAAATTCCACTCGACGTGCAGGCGATGCAGATCGATTTAATGTCGCTGACGGCGCACAAAGTGCATGGACCAAAAGGGATTGGTGCTTTGTACGTGCGAAGGCGCAATCCTAGAGTCCAACTAGCACCACAGCTACACGGCGGCGGACAAGAACGGGGAATGCGTTCTGGGACTTTGTATACGCCGCAGATTGTTGGTTTTGGTGAAGCAGTCGCGATCGCCTTGGCAGAACGGGAGACAGAGGCAAAGCGCCAAATGCAACTACGCGATCGGCTGTGGCAAAAGTTGAGCCAATTAGACGGGGTGTATTTAAATGGACATCCCAGCCAAAGGTTGCCTGGTAATTTGAACGTTAGCATCGAGGGTGTTGACGGCACGGCGCTGCATTTGGGCTTACAACCTGTTGTAGCGGTGTCCTCCGGTGCGGCTTGTTCTTCTGCCAAAACAGCCTCGTCTCACGTTTTACTAGCCTTGGGGCGCTCGGAACAGCTAGCTTATGCCTCAATTCGATTTGGGATTGGGCGGTTTAATACGATAGAGGAGATCGATCGCGTGGCAGAACACGTTGTGGCGACAATCTCCAGCTTGCGACGGCAAAAACAGTTAACAGTTGTCAGTGACTAG
- a CDS encoding glycosyltransferase, whose amino-acid sequence MALGQQSFLLPVPTGSLLIPETAPAATSDRDFQTNRGQKSYSVRFSLIIPTYNEGKNIQAIVSILTNLLDPVLPEDYELIVVDDDSPDRTWEIAQRLMVEYPQLRVMRRTTEKGLSTAVVRGWQAANGEILGVIDGDLQHPPQVLLKLLAAMNDGADLAVASRHIEGGGVSSWSAVRRFLSRGAQLLGLVILPQVVGRVSDPMSGYFMIQRQAIAGAALSPVGYKILIEVLGRGDIKEIAEVGYVFQERREGESKVTWKQYVDYIKHLVGLRVSRGRIGRIRQKINFPIGRFIRFGAVGFSGVFVDMAVLYLLHDPSGLGWGLTRSKAIAAEAAIINNFFWNDAWTFSDMSRQQRGWRKRIKRLLKFNIVCLMGLVLNILLLNVLYNTLHVHYQIANLLAIAIVTFWNFWINLKLSWRVTESSD is encoded by the coding sequence ATGGCACTCGGACAACAAAGCTTCCTATTACCAGTTCCTACAGGCTCTCTACTCATACCTGAAACTGCACCAGCCGCTACCTCAGATAGAGACTTTCAGACAAATAGAGGACAAAAAAGCTATTCGGTACGCTTTTCTCTGATAATACCTACATATAACGAAGGAAAAAACATTCAGGCGATCGTCAGCATTCTCACGAATTTGCTCGATCCAGTTTTGCCAGAAGATTATGAATTAATCGTCGTTGACGATGATAGCCCGGATCGGACTTGGGAAATTGCTCAGCGTCTAATGGTAGAGTACCCCCAATTGCGGGTAATGCGACGAACTACAGAAAAGGGACTTTCTACAGCCGTGGTGCGCGGTTGGCAAGCAGCCAATGGAGAAATTTTAGGCGTAATTGATGGCGACCTACAACATCCACCACAAGTCTTGTTGAAACTCTTAGCTGCGATGAACGATGGTGCAGATTTAGCTGTAGCTAGTCGTCACATTGAAGGTGGGGGAGTGAGTAGCTGGAGCGCGGTACGTCGCTTTTTGTCAAGAGGCGCACAACTATTAGGCTTGGTCATCTTACCGCAAGTGGTGGGGCGCGTGTCTGACCCCATGAGCGGTTATTTTATGATACAGCGACAAGCGATCGCTGGAGCAGCTCTCAGTCCTGTAGGCTACAAAATTTTGATTGAAGTCTTGGGACGAGGAGACATTAAAGAAATTGCCGAAGTTGGTTACGTTTTCCAAGAACGGCGCGAAGGCGAAAGCAAAGTTACGTGGAAGCAGTATGTAGACTATATCAAGCACTTGGTCGGACTGCGAGTTTCGCGAGGACGGATCGGCAGAATTCGGCAAAAAATTAATTTCCCGATTGGCAGATTTATCCGCTTCGGTGCGGTGGGTTTCAGCGGTGTATTTGTCGATATGGCAGTTTTATATCTCCTCCACGATCCGAGTGGTTTGGGATGGGGTTTGACGCGCAGTAAAGCGATCGCGGCGGAAGCTGCTATTATTAATAACTTTTTCTGGAACGATGCTTGGACGTTCAGCGATATGTCCCGACAGCAACGCGGTTGGCGCAAGCGGATCAAGCGGTTGTTAAAATTTAATATCGTCTGCTTGATGGGTTTGGTGTTGAATATCCTGCTGTTGAATGTCCTGTACAACACTTTGCACGTTCACTATCAAATCGCCAATCTTCTCGCGATCGCGATCGTCACGTTCTGGAACTTCTGGATTAACCTCAAACTCAGCTGGCGCGTCACCGAAAGCAGTGACTAG
- the secG gene encoding preprotein translocase subunit SecG: MTVTTVLEAIWAFSAVGLIVLVLLHSPKGDGIGAIGGQAQLFSSTKSAETTLNRVTWALVVTFLGLTVVLSAGWLNR; encoded by the coding sequence ATGACAGTTACTACAGTTCTTGAAGCTATCTGGGCATTTTCTGCCGTGGGTTTGATTGTTTTGGTACTACTGCACAGTCCCAAAGGTGATGGGATCGGTGCGATCGGCGGTCAGGCACAGTTATTTAGCAGTACCAAAAGTGCAGAAACAACGCTAAACCGCGTTACTTGGGCATTGGTAGTAACGTTTTTAGGTTTAACAGTAGTTTTAAGTGCTGGTTGGTTGAATAGATAA
- the deoC gene encoding deoxyribose-phosphate aldolase — protein MVAAADYREIDIAPLIDHTLLIPTATPAQVEQWCMEADRFGFAAVCINPVYVRQAAELLHGKKPKVCTVIGFPTGATTSAVKLYEAQEAADSGATELDVVINLGWLKAEKIEALHREIAEICAETGQTVKVILETTLLTEAEKRLAADICMDAGAAFLKTSTGWNGGATVADVRLLKEIAKERVGIKASGGIRTIDQAIELILAGATRLGTSRSVDLLRQRDNLEKETSFEERGVRSEG, from the coding sequence ATGGTGGCAGCAGCAGACTACCGAGAGATTGACATTGCCCCATTAATCGACCATACCTTGCTGATCCCGACGGCAACGCCCGCCCAGGTAGAACAGTGGTGTATGGAAGCAGACAGATTTGGATTTGCCGCAGTTTGTATCAACCCCGTCTACGTGCGGCAAGCAGCAGAATTGCTCCACGGCAAAAAACCAAAAGTTTGCACGGTGATTGGCTTTCCTACTGGAGCCACGACATCAGCGGTGAAGCTGTACGAAGCGCAAGAAGCAGCCGACAGCGGGGCGACTGAATTAGATGTCGTCATCAATTTAGGCTGGCTTAAAGCTGAGAAAATAGAAGCACTGCACCGAGAAATAGCCGAGATTTGCGCAGAAACGGGGCAAACAGTCAAAGTTATTTTAGAAACCACCCTTCTGACAGAGGCAGAAAAACGACTTGCCGCAGATATATGTATGGATGCGGGAGCAGCGTTTCTCAAAACAAGTACGGGATGGAATGGGGGTGCAACAGTGGCAGACGTGCGCTTACTTAAAGAAATTGCTAAGGAACGAGTCGGTATTAAGGCATCGGGAGGAATTCGCACTATAGACCAGGCAATAGAGCTAATATTGGCAGGGGCGACGCGACTAGGTACATCTCGTAGCGTCGATCTACTCCGCCAGCGCGATAACCTGGAAAAAGAGACAAGCTTCGAGGAGCGAGGAGTGAGGAGTGAGGGGTAA
- the recO gene encoding DNA repair protein RecO: MSRTYKATGINLKSMPLGEADRLLTILTQEFGLIRAVAPGVRKQNSKIGGRSGLFVVNELLIAKGRSLDKITQAETLESYPALGQDLGKLAASQYLAEMAMCQALSEQPQTELFYLLNEHLKRLEQLPKSSGFSILAHLCHAAFHLLALAGVAPQVQACSLTANSLTPDFSTPDWQVGFSTSAGGTVNLSAWENASATGKNSDRNKSIKPDDVTNTKILPSTGRVAEAIGTGYRAIAHKQEKLVLDRRLNAAELTLLQHLSQANLPAIADLHHHDWLSIERILRQYVQYHFGRPIRSAALIDSYFASLPSPLTENHATV, encoded by the coding sequence ATGAGTCGTACCTACAAAGCCACTGGAATTAATTTAAAGAGTATGCCTTTGGGTGAGGCGGATCGGTTGCTGACGATTTTGACTCAGGAGTTTGGTTTGATCCGAGCTGTTGCGCCTGGGGTGAGAAAGCAAAATTCAAAGATTGGTGGTAGAAGTGGGTTGTTTGTCGTCAACGAATTGTTGATTGCTAAGGGGCGATCGCTCGATAAAATTACTCAAGCTGAAACCCTAGAGTCCTACCCCGCTCTGGGTCAAGACTTAGGTAAGCTAGCAGCTAGCCAGTATTTGGCAGAAATGGCGATGTGTCAAGCTTTGAGCGAACAACCCCAAACTGAATTGTTTTACTTGCTCAACGAGCATCTTAAACGCCTGGAACAATTGCCTAAATCTTCAGGATTTTCTATCTTGGCTCATCTATGCCATGCAGCGTTTCACCTGTTAGCTTTGGCAGGGGTTGCGCCCCAAGTTCAAGCTTGTTCTTTAACGGCAAATTCCCTGACTCCAGATTTTTCTACTCCTGACTGGCAAGTAGGATTTAGTACATCAGCAGGGGGAACGGTAAATTTGTCTGCTTGGGAAAATGCATCGGCTACAGGCAAAAATAGCGATCGAAACAAATCCATAAAACCTGATGATGTTACTAATACCAAGATTTTGCCATCTACGGGCAGAGTGGCAGAGGCGATCGGTACGGGTTATCGGGCGATCGCCCACAAGCAAGAGAAACTCGTACTCGATCGGCGGCTAAATGCCGCAGAACTAACTCTATTGCAACATCTGTCTCAGGCTAATCTACCTGCGATCGCTGATTTGCATCACCATGATTGGTTATCCATCGAACGCATTTTGCGTCAGTACGTACAGTATCACTTCGGTCGCCCAATTCGGTCAGCTGCCCTAATCGATAGTTATTTCGCTTCCCTGCCGAGTCCTTTAACAGAAAATCATGCAACCGTTTGA
- a CDS encoding glycosyltransferase family 4 protein, which produces MHIAWIGKKSPFCGNVTYSREVTNALLDRGNQVSFLHFAQEEEEAKRDNWPDCPEVPLPFLYKSQVYTIPTLGATKVLTQSLRELKPDLVHASLTLSPLDFILPEICEELNLPLIATFHTPYAGKGAKLVSGTQLLAYQLYAPFLINYDRVIVFSEVQRELFAKMGLTADKVAVIPNGVDVQKYSPGTSRIKQEFHAERLFVYQGRIAAEKNIEALLRAWKQADMKPSSKLLMVGDGPLTASLRPFYSAEFGIYWLGYIADENRRLEILRGSDVFVLPSLVEGLSISLLEAMACGLACLATNVGADGEVLENGAGVVLTPRRVTSQLSTLLPLFQDHPELTILLGQKARQRVLERYTLSQNIDRLEQLYDSVLSQRQSSKILSSKFRARL; this is translated from the coding sequence ATGCATATTGCCTGGATTGGAAAAAAATCACCCTTTTGTGGCAATGTTACTTACAGTCGAGAAGTTACTAATGCCTTGCTAGACCGAGGAAATCAGGTTAGTTTTCTTCACTTCGCTCAAGAAGAAGAAGAAGCTAAGCGGGATAATTGGCCCGACTGCCCAGAAGTCCCTCTACCTTTCCTCTATAAGTCTCAAGTCTATACAATCCCGACTTTAGGGGCAACAAAGGTTTTAACTCAGTCGCTACGGGAGTTAAAACCAGATTTAGTTCATGCATCTTTAACGCTATCTCCCCTAGATTTCATCCTGCCAGAGATTTGCGAGGAGCTGAACCTGCCTCTTATTGCAACTTTCCACACTCCCTATGCTGGTAAAGGGGCAAAACTCGTATCGGGTACTCAATTGCTGGCATATCAACTGTATGCTCCATTTTTAATCAACTACGATCGCGTTATCGTCTTTTCGGAAGTCCAGCGAGAGTTGTTTGCCAAAATGGGTTTGACTGCTGACAAAGTAGCAGTGATCCCCAACGGCGTAGACGTACAGAAATATAGTCCTGGGACTTCACGTATCAAGCAAGAATTCCACGCCGAACGACTATTCGTCTATCAAGGTCGAATTGCTGCGGAAAAAAATATCGAAGCATTGCTTCGCGCCTGGAAGCAAGCGGATATGAAACCTAGTAGTAAATTGCTCATGGTAGGTGATGGTCCCCTTACCGCTTCTTTGCGACCTTTCTACAGCGCAGAATTTGGTATTTACTGGCTGGGATATATTGCTGATGAAAATCGACGGTTGGAGATTTTGCGTGGTAGCGATGTGTTTGTTTTGCCGTCTTTGGTAGAGGGATTGTCAATTTCTTTGTTAGAGGCAATGGCTTGTGGTCTGGCATGTTTAGCTACAAATGTGGGTGCAGATGGGGAAGTGTTAGAAAATGGCGCTGGTGTAGTTCTCACTCCCAGGCGCGTCACGTCACAACTATCAACTCTGCTACCTTTGTTTCAAGATCATCCAGAACTTACCATCTTACTAGGGCAAAAAGCGCGACAGCGAGTATTAGAGCGCTATACCCTGAGTCAGAATATCGATCGGCTAGAGCAGCTTTATGACAGCGTATTGTCACAACGGCAAAGTTCAAAAATTCTCAGTTCTAAGTTTCGCGCTCGACTATAG